In Porites lutea chromosome 8, jaPorLute2.1, whole genome shotgun sequence, the genomic stretch GTGCAGGCCCGTAGGGTGGATTCTGTTGAGGGGGGTTCTTTTATGTTATGGGAGGTATTTTTTAGCGCCAGAGGCGCGAGcctctaggggggtctgggggcatgcccccccattaaattttgcaaatttaggtTCTCTCAAGTGccatttcctgcattttgacatcatttctgaGGTGGGATGCATTTTCCTTTAATATTAGCTCTTCGGAAAGTAATTTTCATtctaaaaaaattctgaaatgtTCAGAAATGAGTGTGTGCATTTAGAcagttttcaaaacacaaaTATGAAAATTACATGCAGGGTGGATGAGTGGACaagaaattgaaagaatgaTGAATTATCTGACATGTTATACAATTATGTATTTTAGAAACAACTACTGAACATGTTCCATGTCTTAGCAAGTACAGAATATCTGTTTGTTCTCGGGGGTAATTCTATAACTTTCAGAAATTTTGGTTAGGATAAGCTCCGACAGTGTGGGTCAGTTTGGACCCTAACGGCTTTACCTACCTATTCGTCATGGAATATAATACTCTGCAGGTCCATTCTCCTTGGGTGGAGCTTTGCAAAAATATCCACGGCATCATCCATCACGGCATCATAGTTATGTAAATCACCTTTTACTGAAGGTATATTTGCAGAGGATTGTGCAGATGAAACTGGCACCGAAGATGGAATAGTAGAGTCCTCTTCTGTCTGCATATGATCTGGGCCTACATCACCTCTTCCAGGTGTAGTTATTCTAGGAAGTACAGGATCAACATCCACGGCTGAGTGAAAGAAATAAACATCAGTCTGGAATACATGACTAGCAGATTGGCCAACCAATGAtattatgttgttgtattgaaaaATTGCTTTAGTTGAACAATAAAGGGCCCATAATCATTGGCTCGGATGATCATAGCATTGCAGACTTTCGTCAAAGTTTAATTAGCAGTGTGGACCAATTCATATCCCAAAGGCAAGTACAGTCCACCAACTACCCTATACAagattatattattattacccAAATTATTACAGCGTTCACCACCAGTTTCCGTTTGCATCTCGTGGTCGACATTGACTGTGCACAGTGTATTCACATCATCTGCTTCATGGTCCACATTCacaactgaaaaattaatttattatcatttgatTAATAATCAAATGATAATTTGTCATGTCCTCCATCAATAAACGGAGGGAAATGGTAAACGCCTGAACGTACGGCACGTACTGTAGTACAATCTAGAGCCGGAGAGTGAGACTATACAataattaaagttaatttatCCGGAATTGCGTAACCAGGAAGCAGCAAGCAAGTCACCGCTTTATTAGTTtcgttattttatcatttactcACCCGCATTTTGTCTCGTCAGCCACAGATCCAATGAGCTAAAACTGGACTTTCGTTTCGCCATCTTGGAAATTTGGTTTCTGACAAATGCGCATGCTCGCTTATCCAGCCAACTAACGCTAGTTCTGATTGCCGCGGGCGCCATGACAAGGATGGAAAGCAAGACGAACATCAATTAACCAATCCAAAAGATGAGAACCTCTCATTATAGTGCCAAAATGTTGCGGCTTCCTCCGAGAATCCTGGCAAGGAAGGTAGTCGTCCGTGTAATCTTATCGACCGGTCACAgtcttttgattgttttgtgtaaaaatcaattcagtgatttttttatcttttcaactCCCCAAAAATGCCGACTTCAAAAATTTTAGGGGGTTCGTTCGAACCCCTCGAACCCCCCCACCCTACGGGCCTGCCTGTGTCGATCCTATTTCACCAGTTGCACTTCATTAAAACACGGGAATAAGCACGTGCCCCCGTGCTATTCACCCGATGCGCTGCTAATTACTGCTAGGAGTTGTCAGCGAGATGCCGGAATACAGTGCTCGTGAGGCCTTACTTTGGCAATTAATtgcgaaaaatagaaagagaagACTCGCATTACATACAGCTCTGAGAACAGTGTATCAGAGACGACAGCTACTACTCCGAGTGGCATGCTTGACCGTGCTTTTGTTAGCAAACAACAATATATGGAGCAGCGGTCTTGAGTCATCTTGCCGCCGCTTCCAACGCAGTGTTGGTTGGTTTACCAACGTATGGTCCACTTACAGCGAGAAACGGTTTAAAGAGACTTTCAGGATATCTAGATCTTACATTTATGTTTCTACTGGGCCGCATTCGTCACTTAATCGAAAAAGACACCATCACTGAAGAGCCTATATCCCCGGAAGGTCGATTAGCAATTTGTTTGTATCGACTTGCAAGAGGCGACTACTATTTCACTATAGCAGAGATGGCAGGAATCGGTGAGCGGACAGCCGGATACATTGTCAATGAGGTGACAACCGCAATCGTGGAGTGTTTATGGGAAGATACCGTTAAAAAACACATGCCGAAATCAGAGGACGAATTCAGAAGCAAAATCCTAGATATGGAGGAGGCGTGGCAATTCCCTTGCTGTTGGTCAGCCGTCGATGGGTGTCATATACCAATTAAGTGCCCCCCTGGTGGACTGGAGTCATGTAAAGAATAccataactttaaaaatttcttttccgtGGTGTTAATGGGTATGGTTGATTTCAAGTATAGATTTGTTTGGGCTAGCTGTGGCTACCCCGGCAATTCGCATGACTCAGTCATTTTTCAGTCCACTGATCTATGGAATCAAATCAAGAACCAGGAATATCTCCCCAAAATTGGCAAGAAAGTGGGTTCCCTTCTTGTACCTCCCTTGATACTTGGCGATGCAGCATTTCCGTTGCAACCGTGGTTGATGAAGCCGTGCACGAACGCCAACTCTACACTACAACAAAGATATTACAACTACCGGTTGAGCCGAGCCAGAATGGTGACGGAGGGTGCTTTTGGGCAACTTAAGGGAAGGTGGCGGGTTCTGCTTAGAAGATGCGAGTGCAGCCAGGAGAATACGAAGAAGGCAGCCCTTGCTTGTGTCGTTTTACATAATATTTGCCTTGAAAAAGGGGATACGATTACGAGGGAAATGGATTTGGCAATCGACCCCAAAACCGGAAATAGGCGTGACAGAGCTACGATAAGAGAACTTCTTCAAATGAGAGCTTGCGACAAGATACCCGATACGGATACTAGGGCCCGCCTCATAAGAGAGGGTCTTATTGAGAAACTCTGGTTAGAAAAACAAGGTGGGGGTGTCTCCTGAGTTGCTGTCGACTTCAGTTGTTGAAAGCAAACACCGAACGTGATCATTTGAATCACCACAGCGCAATCAGAAcatgtttatttgttattttctgaaaccaaaacaatgaataaacGTGTAATTGTATATGTAGTTAATCTTGGAATTGAAACTACTGGGAACGCCCATGTTTCTCTTTAACCGAGCGCAACTACTGTTGTAGGCAAGAAAATCGTGTTTTCACAAACTGTAACGTTATTATGAATTATAGAAGGAGTAAAAGGGCGTTCTCGGAGGTATTAATTAGGACTACTCTCACTGTCTCCTTCTACTCATCGATTTGCTATTATTGCATTACTaataatgaaaagaaataattatcaaaGTGACAGCTCTTGGACTGTATTGACTCAACGTCAGTTGATAGTTATCTAATATGTACCGCATTGAGTACCTACAGTTTAAAGATCACGATTAATGGGACGCTCATCAGAACTGCTTGCATTTTCAGACATGATATTATGCAATAGATCACTCGTAACTGTGGCGGTGCTTGTGGCTGGGAGTGGTGTTCCTGTGGGCTCTCCACCATACATTCTGGCATATCCTGGCATAACACCAGTTCGAAAGGGTGGGGCGACGGGGGCATATAGGGATTGTAGGACGGCGCTCGAGGATAGAAAGATGGCTGCTGTAACCCATCTTGGGTACACAGTAATTTGAACAGTTTTAGTTCATGTTCCCTTGATTTTTCCATGTCTTCTTTGAGGAAAGCTAGCATCTCCTTACTTGCATCGTTTTCGACTGCCGTTTTTAGCAGATTAACAGCTTCGGTCAGGATTTCTGTGTTGTCGCCTTTTCGTTTTATCTTTTCAGGTGCGGTCTTCACTGGGACAAATAGCTGTGTACTTGGATGGTCTTTAGCTAGATCTTGATCCTCATTGTCGACGTCATCGTTGCAATCGGTCACGGGCACGTTCATCAAAGGCTCCGTTGCTAAATCAGGACGGCATGAATCGCGAGTCTTGACCAATTCGAATAGGCGATCAAACCAAACTCCGTAATTTTTATCCTCTTGGAAACGTTTTACTCCAGTTGCAGTCTTGATCGTCAATGCAGCTTTTTTGCATTCGCTTATGCATTTCTTAAACTTCGTGCGCACCTGGGCTACAGTGAAAGGGACGCTATTCCCCTTGCCCCCTGCCCTGCTTTTCAATTCTTTGAGCACTTTTTCGTAGACTTTTCCGTTTTGCTGATTTTTGGTGTTTACAAAAATCAGCTTTCTTTGGTAGTAATCATAAGTAATAATTTTATCAACCAGATCGTCAACAAGATCTTGTTTCCATAAACCCCTGGGCCCACGCTTCgctctcttcttcttcttctttttgggcggttcttcttcttcatctacattttcttctttttcttcttcttctccttcttcatCCTCTTCTAGTGGCTCCATTTCATCATTGTCTTTACAGTCCCTTTCTGTTTCTGAAGACCTGAAACATGCGACAAACTGTTTTTTATAGATATTCTTATGtcgttgtttcttcttttttttttaaatttgtttaatatcaaaagataaaacagCTACAATCAAAgccatttcctttgtttcttccAATAGGCAAAAATAATATCAAATACACTGAATTCTCCCGTGCATCTGTCTATTTGAGCGCACGTGTGCGTTAATTATGCACATTGTATCAAACGCTAAAAACAACgaaaatgcaaataaatatGCTTATGATATcgtggtaaaatatttttacctgGTTTTTTCATTGGACCTGAAGCTGCCGATACTCTGCTCTTCAGACAACGTTAGACCCTGCGTGGCTCTCTTTAGTTCCTTGTCACAAGCTTCACAGTATGCCACGCTTCTACCGGCTCTCCATCCCTCAACATCCTCGTTTTCTTCGAAAACTGAGCATTGATTGCAAATAGGTATTTTACACCTCAAGCAGTTTTATTTCGTGTCCATGAAACATGAACAACACATTTCCATCATGCTCCGGTGCGGTGTCAGCAATGACTTTCTATAGCTCGCCATTCCCGGTCGCGAAATTGTCTTTGTACAGCGCATGCTCGTCAGGGGGGGAAATAGCGTTTGCCAGATGGGGGAGTGTGTATTTTTGTGGCATTTGCCCAGTCTATCACAtttaaatcaattattttgtaatttgcatgatttatgaattgagttcagcACGTGTTTGGAGCGGCGTTTGCCGACACGCCGAACCGCTGTCGCATTATCCGACTTGGCAAGTCGAACCCATGCTAGAGTCGAATCAATTAATTTGAGTCGAATTTAATTGCAGCAAACGTCGCACCATTCATGCGcctatttcaaaataaataggTTCgacgaattaaattcgactaaGATTCGACGTTTGCCCTGGGCCTAAGTCAGTGAGTCTGCAGTTTCCCCAcgtatgaaaaatttgcatactaaaaAAACAAGTAACGGAAATAATTTTGGTTGGATGATTctgcaaatgtcaatcaatcaaaaaagtgggcggcaggcgTTTCGTAGACGGTTTgcatcaggctctcttttcgtttcgccttgcccgcgggaatgttatttacatgtatataccttgtcacggttttcgacgccatcttgacgagtaggcaaacgcatgagaaattacagtgattgtatgaggatctaatgtcgaataatttccatagaacggctgttctgaaaaaaatatgatttgtaaactaaagcttcactcctaaggattctcctgaaaaagtttgagggcgttacatgcactagaagacctagaaccactttttaaaattttctatacatttgtctgtaagaaagtcccgggaaaattggagacaaatatatggaaaatctaaagcaagcctctagagaaatttaagcacaggtatgccccccaatttttttagggcaatcctttgctttgtacctttagtttacaattgatattttgttcagaacagctattctacggaaattattcgacatcagattctcatacaaacactgtaatttctcacacgtttgcctactcgtcaacatggcgtcgaaaaccgtgacaaggtctatttacaaagcgaaacgaaaattgagccttaTCTCAGGTTAAGATACATAATGAacgtactttgtaaatcattcattcagtggttttgagaactacatttgtgttgttataaatACCGAGTCGACTGCTTTGGTTAGCTCCGGTTATTctcttgttgctgttgaagtgaaagtctaggaatataacaaaacacttaatgtctgATCCCGAGGGAAatcagttagttttgttttccctcgagtcctgatgttcttcgtctcgggaaacatcagagacttcgtctcgggaaacatcaggactctcgggaaaacaaaactaactgtttccctcgggatctgacatcaAGTGTATAatattaagcagcattttgacgctacgtaagaataatttgagtcatttataacgtttttattaaatgatttatcacgactattgaaaatttacggtttgaaatatattttcgttttagtcgaattctaCAGAACTTTTTACTTCTTTCGGAGATTTTTTGCttaacaccaaactttaagttcctagtgttggattttcagtagctggtctagatcagAAAAAATTCggttttcatcaattttaaagttttttgtttattgttgtcatagtaatatcgattttacttaaaactacattttcacaaatttcaatccatagccaattactcgtgaaaattttatagcgatcggacaaggaaaaaagcacttttaaggcgattgaaaaatatcggtatggcctatgaaaaactgtatcgaaacaccttaattaATTGAATGGTGAAGCTACGCTAACAtgtaaaccaagaaaaaacttatttattattaactattcaaatgaaaagCTTTTGTTGGATGCATTATTtagaaaataaagagaaaagggGAACGATGAAATAAACTATTTCTTTCTAAACTAACCCTTCGAAACATGTCCAGCATAACTCTTTTCAAACCCTGACAAATAACATCCACAAAAGAACAAAGTTACGGTTGATTAAAACcaattaaacttaaaaattgCATAGCGTAATGTTCCATAGCGCTGTTCTTATTTTAAGTGATATTTGATCCTATATCCAGCAATCGGTGAGCGCCTTGTTCCTTCTGgtcccttttttttcccttggtGTTTGGATGTCGGATGAAACACGACGTGTTTCATAGAAAACGTTAAGAAGAAGAGTCGGATctctgtaactgtaaaatggatcCACCCAAGCGACCGTTTATTCTTCAGTATGTGTTCCTTTATTAGGTATGGGAGCTTGGAGAGTAAACACAGCTCACAAGAAAACGTTgtaagttttcaaaaattgcTACAGTTCTTAATTTTATAACTTTCCCTTTATGCCAAACATCAACTATGAAATCTTCAGACTAAAGCTAAATTATTAAGAAGAACCATtatgttctttgtttttctttttcagaaacttAGCGGAAAGGCTTAATATCTCGATGCTTAAAATGCCTCCTTTGAGCATTGATTATTTAGAAGGCAGAGGAATATATGCCGACAACCATCAGTCCTTCAAGGAAAAGGCCTTTCCCACTCTGATGTCAACTGTCTTTGCTAACATGACTCCTTCTCAGATGTTTGCGTTTGCTTGGAGGAACATGTCCAAAGAGAAAGCTTTAGAGTATCCGTCTTACCACAATTTCCTTTGCCAGCGAGTTGGAAGTGAAGGATGTGCCTTTTTAGATCTGATTTATGGAATAAAAATGAATTATAATATGGAGAGAAGTACGCTGACTATATACGACATTAAAAACGGAATTAAGTCTACATCTGAATACGTTAGACCAAGAGGTGGATTATCCGAAATTGTGGATGCTTTAGCGAAATCTGTGAAGCGTTTTGGGGTTAGAATGTACGCAAAGGAAGCTGTGAGCTCAATCAACAGAGACGGAGAGCCAAACACGTTTGTAGTCCGTACTGAACATTACCTTGTATCGGCTAAAAAGGTTATCGTTGCTATCCCATTTTTGCCCTTAAAAGAGATAAACGGTGATATCGCCTTTGAAATCAAAAATCATGCTTATTTCACGCCTATCATTGGTCAAAAATGCTTCAAAGCAGTGGCGATTTACAAGCATCCCTGGTGGGAAAACGCAACGTCGATCCATAACATGTCGTTGAAGACCTGGAAAAGATACGTATCAAGTGCTACTTGTTTGATGTATATGATGCCTTATAGGTAAGCTGAACGAAAATCATCCCACTATATAATTTTACCGGGGACAAAGTAACCTTTTATGATCGGAGCCGGAGCGgaatatttttcagtttcattgGCCTGATACTGGCTGGGTAAGGAGAAACTTTTATCAAGGTGCAGGGCTCATCTCAGAGTTTT encodes the following:
- the LOC140946668 gene encoding uncharacterized protein, whose protein sequence is MAKRKSSFSSLDLWLTRQNAVVNVDHEADDVNTLCTVNVDHEMQTETGGERCNNLAVDVDPVLPRITTPGRGDVGPDHMQTEEDSTIPSSVPVSSAQSSANIPSVKGDLHNYDAVMDDAVDIFAKLHPRRMDLQSIIFHDE
- the LOC140946875 gene encoding uncharacterized protein, whose protein sequence is MAGIGERTAGYIVNEVTTAIVECLWEDTVKKHMPKSEDEFRSKILDMEEAWQFPCCWSAVDGCHIPIKCPPGGLESCKEYHNFKNFFSVVLMGMVDFKYRFVWASCGYPGNSHDSVIFQSTDLWNQIKNQEYLPKIGKKVGSLLVPPLILGDAAFPLQPWLMKPCTNANSTLQQRYYNYRLSRARMVTEGAFGQLKGRWRVLLRRCECSQENTKKAALACVVLHNICLEKGDTITREMDLAIDPKTGNRRDRATIRELLQMRACDKIPDTDTRARLIREGLIEKLWLEKQGGGVS
- the LOC140946939 gene encoding amine oxidase [flavin-containing] B-like, with protein sequence MLTKDMEYHPVYSLKETPGYFMSRAKALLILLAFVSLVIVLIVLAVMLAQQKGTQGKVCESKDDPTDEKSSLSPLSCDVVVVGGGISGLYMAETLMRRKKEHDVCLFEKDSRFGGKNYDVAFKKAQNVSLSMGAWRVNTAHKKTLNLAERLNISMLKMPPLSIDYLEGRGIYADNHQSFKEKAFPTLMSTVFANMTPSQMFAFAWRNMSKEKALEYPSYHNFLCQRVGSEGCAFLDLIYGIKMNYNMERSTLTIYDIKNGIKSTSEYVRPRGGLSEIVDALAKSVKRFGVRMYAKEAVSSINRDGEPNTFVVRTEHYLVSAKKVIVAIPFLPLKEINGDIAFEIKNHAYFTPIIGQKCFKAVAIYKHPWWENATSIHNMSLKTWKRYVSSATCLMYMMPYSRGPQGEGIIQLSYNYFDCAVKWGQLSKLPRATFLSELNKAVQAVFPGMVVPKPLDVKFKYWEACWHYTKAGSNVSRQDTEEWAKRPFPGEEIYIVGEAFAVSVGWNEGALQTAYKALKEGWGIEEPEP